Proteins co-encoded in one Stomoxys calcitrans chromosome 5, idStoCalc2.1, whole genome shotgun sequence genomic window:
- the LOC106093808 gene encoding lambda-crystallin homolog, with protein MKTEKIGIVGSGLIGRAWSMLFASVGYKVMLYDILPEQLTSALEYVDLELHRLEQQGLLRGHLSAEQQFQCIKTTTDMQEMTMGALFIQECIPERIEWKKSLYQQLDDILEEQTIVSSSTSTFMPSLFSHGLKHRHNILVSHPLNPPYYIPLVEIVPAPWTSPKAIEFTKQLMLEIKQKPVTLKREVLGFATNRIQYAILNEIWHLVDKDILTVADIDAVMTQGLGLRYALLGPLETAHLNADGIADYVQRFGDEIHKVSETYDPIPRMESGSTLDKIAQQCEEMVPKAELSARRKERDEFLIKLGALKKEFEK; from the exons atgaaAACTGAGAAAATTGGTATTGTGGGCAG CGGCCTTATTGGCCGAGCGTGGTCCATGTTATTTGCCTCGGTTGGCTATAAGGTCATGCTATATGACATTCTTCCCGAACAGTTAACATCGGCTCTGGAGTACGTTGACCTTGAACTGCATCGTCTTGAGCAGCAAGGCTTACTACGGGGTCATCTCAGTGCTGAACAGCAATTTCAATGTATAAAAACAACCACGGACATGCAGGAGATGACAATGGGAGCCCTCTTCATACAGGAATGCATACCAGAACGCATTGAAtggaagaagtcattgtaccaGCAACTGGATGACATACTCGAGGAACAAACGATTGTTTCCAGCTCAACAAGCACTTTTATGCCCTCACTGTTCAGCCATGGTCTCAAGCATAGACACAAT ATTTTGGTTTCACATCCCTTAAATCCCCCCTACTACATACCCCTGGTGGAGATTGTTCCCGCTCCCTGGACCTCACCAAAGGCCATAGAGTTCACCAAGCAATTGATGttggaaataaaacaaaaaccggTCACCTTAAAACGCGAAGTCTTGGGCTTTGCCACCAACCGCATCCAATATGCCAtactcaatgaaatttggcatttggtCGACAAGGACATACTCACAGTGGCTGACATTGATGCGGTTATGACACAAGGCCTGGGTTTACGTTATGCCCTTTTGGGTCCCCTTGAAACGGCTCATTTGAATGCCGATGGTATTGCAGACTATGTGCAGCGTTTTGGAGATGAAATTCACAAAGTCAGTGAGACATATGATCCCATACCCAGAATGGAGAGTGGGTCAACTTTGGATAAAATCGCCCAACAGTGTgaggaaatggtaccaaaagcGGAACTCAGCGCAAGAAGAAAGGAAAGAGATGAGTTTCTAATAAAACTGGGGGCTCTGAAGAAGGAATTCGAGAAATGA